AAAATATGCAATAAGTTCATTATTGTTTCTGTCGGCTCAGTTGATTATTAATATTAAGCTCGGTAGAACCTTCGGTCCTGATTTACTTGGTTATTATTATGCAGCTAATTCAAATACAAGGGTTGCAGGTGCCGCTCTAGATTTTGGCTTAAGTCAGTATGCTTTTAAAGACATATCAGTTACACCTGGCAATATCGCCCACTACAGAGATATTCTTTTACCAAAGAGAATTATTCTAACCATTTTTCTTTTTCCGATTATTTTTATTATTTCCCGAATTGTTTCAAGGGAATATTATCTAGAGTTATTTTTTATTATTTCAGCAGCTACTATCATTGAATTATTATATAATCTCTGGACAAATATATTGGCAGCATGTGGGCATTATAACAGAATTATGATGTGTAGCTTGACCTACCTGCTCATTATGACTATTTTTGTTTTCTTTTCCCAATATTCTTTTCTTTTATTCACTCAAGTCCTTTTTCTTGTTACAATATTAGTACTTTTTATGTTACTAAAATACCATTTGGATACGAAGACATTTAATAACGCAATTAGGCATTTTTTCCCTTTTAAGTTTCCTTTACGTCACTGTTTTAATATCATGACAGTCAATCTTGTAAATATTGGCATAAGCAAAATGCCAATAATACTGCTCTCGCTCTCATCGTCCAATGAAGAGATCGGTTTATTCAGCGCTTCTTATGCTATTTATTCTTCACTTCTAATCATCCCTGCCTCGCTATCTGTTTCCTATTTGAATAGATTGTCAGGCTATC
The sequence above is a segment of the bacterium genome. Coding sequences within it:
- a CDS encoding oligosaccharide flippase family protein, yielding KYAISSLLFLSAQLIINIKLGRTFGPDLLGYYYAANSNTRVAGAALDFGLSQYAFKDISVTPGNIAHYRDILLPKRIILTIFLFPIIFIISRIVSREYYLELFFIISAATIIELLYNLWTNILAACGHYNRIMMCSLTYLLIMTIFVFFSQYSFLLFTQVLFLVTILVLFMLLKYHLDTKTFNNAIRHFFPFKFPLRHCFNIMTVNLVNIGISKMPIILLSLSSSNEEIGLFSASYAIYSSLLIIPASLSVSYLNRLSGYHAELRVLQNKYKRILPLFILLGFAVVVTISPIANTLIQQLFGSKFIDSIKYLKILSFAAVLSFPNYFATNFFIIFGYDIKVVQIKTLIFVFYFFCAYYFVARYSIIGIIYATIMIEAIQFILFNILIFGIQDAKNSQQ